In Streptomyces nodosus, one DNA window encodes the following:
- the hisF gene encoding imidazole glycerol phosphate synthase subunit HisF, protein MTLAVRVIPCLDVDGGRVVKGVNFQNLRDAGDPVEMAKVYDAEGADELTFLDITASSGNRETTYDVVRRTAEQVFIPLTVGGGVRTAEDVDRLLRAGADKVGVNTAAIARPELIQEIAERFGRQVLVLSVDARRTSSGSFEVTTHGGRQGTGIDAVEWAHRAAELGAGEILLNSMDADGTKDGYDLEMIAAVRKHVTVPVIASGGAGKPDDFPPAVAAGADAVLAASVFHFGELRIGQVKETLRAAGHPVR, encoded by the coding sequence ATGACCCTGGCGGTCCGAGTCATTCCCTGCCTGGACGTGGACGGCGGCCGAGTCGTCAAGGGCGTCAACTTCCAGAACCTGCGCGACGCGGGCGACCCCGTCGAGATGGCCAAGGTGTACGACGCCGAGGGCGCCGACGAGCTGACCTTCCTGGACATCACCGCGTCCTCGGGCAACCGTGAGACGACCTACGACGTGGTGCGCCGCACCGCCGAGCAGGTGTTCATCCCGCTGACGGTCGGCGGCGGCGTCCGTACCGCCGAGGACGTGGACCGGCTGCTGCGGGCGGGTGCCGACAAGGTCGGCGTCAACACGGCGGCGATCGCCCGCCCGGAGCTGATCCAGGAGATCGCCGAGCGGTTCGGGCGGCAGGTGCTGGTGCTGTCGGTGGACGCGCGCCGCACCTCGTCCGGGAGCTTCGAGGTGACCACCCACGGTGGGCGGCAGGGGACCGGCATCGACGCGGTCGAGTGGGCGCACCGGGCCGCGGAGCTGGGCGCGGGCGAGATCCTGCTCAACTCGATGGACGCGGACGGCACCAAGGACGGCTACGACCTGGAGATGATCGCGGCGGTGCGCAAGCATGTGACCGTTCCCGTGATCGCGTCCGGGGGAGCCGGCAAGCCGGACGACTTCCCGCCGGCCGTCGCCGCGGGCGCGGACGCGGTGCTGGCGGCCTCCGTGTTCCACTTCGGGGAGCTGCGGATCGGCCAGGTCAAGGAGACCTTGAGGGCCGCCGGCCACCCGGTGCGCTGA